The Hippopotamus amphibius kiboko isolate mHipAmp2 chromosome 3, mHipAmp2.hap2, whole genome shotgun sequence genomic interval GTAGGTGGCTACTTCATAGTTTTAGATcctaaagatatatatttattgcctTTTGTTATTAGAGctacttcattaaaaatatgacaaGTACTTACAAACTTAAACTATCTCTGTATGCAGCTAGCCAATTCTCTAAATAGACTACATGGTCTTTGAGTACAGCATTAAAATAAACCTTTCAATCTCCAACACAGTACTTATTTGTCAAAATACTTCTATAAAAAGAGGACATTCAGACTTTCATTTTCAGCAACGATGCAGCAATAGGCACCAGATTTACCCTCTGGCCTGaaaccaccaaaacaaacaaacaaacaaacaaaaaaccaaaaaacccctcaAAGCATATGAAACTGTTTTCAAGACAATGAACAACAATGAAAGACTAGAATTCCTGAGAGACCGGAGACAAATGAGAAAGGTCTTATGATTTCCCATGATTACTGATGtcagagagcttccaggccaCAGCAAATGGAGGGAGAGCGCAGACAAAGCCCGGAAACTCTGAGCTAAGGAGACTGAGTTGAGAATCTGAGGAAACCAAGACAGCTAGAAGCCACAGAacagagaaccagagagaaaAGTGCTGCAAAGAACTCCAAAGATCTGCAGATAGTCCCTAATGAGTATTAAGGTGAGTGCCGAGCAGCACGTGCAGGTTAAAAAACTATCAAAGGTAGAGCAAAGAACTACTAGAAAGGATTAGAGGTGAGAGCGTCCAAAAATGAGCGTGACAAATATCCAGCACAAAGCCTCTTTCCATTAGCCGGCCTAGAGAACACTACCATTAACAAGCTACTGAGTAGAGTAACCAGGAACGTCTTGCCTCACTAGTGATTAGCCTAGGGCTATGGTTCCTCAAGAAGTTAAGCACACTCCCAGGTATatgcccaaaagaactgaaaataagtatcaaacaaatacatgtacacCCATGGCCACAGCAGCACTAGTCACCTTTTGggtggaaacagcctaaatgtccatcaatggatgaatagataaataaattgtgatatatattaataatggaatattattcaaccataaaaaatgaagaattcatACACATTAAAATGTGgaggaaccttgaaaacattatgccaagtgaaagaagccagatacaaaaagttatgtattgtatgattccacttatttttaaaaaattttttttggctgtgcagcatgtgggatcttagttccccaaccagggatcaaactcgcaccctctgcactggaagcacagagtcttaaccactggactgccagggaagttcttgtatgattccatttatgtgaaataatcagaatagataaatccatagagacagaacaCAGACTGTGGTAGCTGGAGGGAAAGGATAATGGTGAGAAACTGCTTAATGGGAAAAGGTTTTCCTttggagtaatgaaaatgttttggaactagatagaagtGACAGTtgtacaatattgtgaatgtacaaaatgtcactgaattgttcactttattcttttttccccctttggacCATACcacatggcatgagggatcttagttctctgaccagggacccatgtctcctgcagtggaagtgcagagtcttaactgctggaccacagGGAGGTccctgaattgttcactttataaTGGTTAATTTTTGTTATATGAATTTCACCCTGATAAattattccttaaaatattaagaagACTGGGAGAGAGACTGACTACAGGAGGATAAAAAGTCCGGGAGGCAGTTGGCAGCTGCGGTGGTGCTTCTGGTCTTTTTGTTCTCTGAGACAGTGGAGTAACTAATATGTGGGAACAGAGTCTGTACAGAGTAAGAGCATTTCTTCAAAGATCATGAGCTGAGGTGTGGAAGGGTCATATCCTGAGATGATCTGGGATCAAAAGATTCACAGATGCAGTGAATCTTAATCCTCTGTGTGCAAGGCCATGGCTGAGAAAGTCTCCATGGGCAACAGCATTAACCTTCCCTACAGAGACCTGGCTTCCGAGGTGACCAGGCGCAGAATCACCATCACCACAAGAGGGGAGAGATTTACCAAGAAAACTGATGAAGCCCGGGAGATACCCTCAGATGTGGATTCGGGACAAACCCCTCCTCCTAGTGCAGCCGGCTCCGAAgtacccccagccccacctccctctccaacTGAAGACTCCTAAGCACCTAAAACATCAGTCATTTTGAACTGGATTTTGACAGAAAACTCCAGAAAACTGTTTCCATGAAGTCATCGGGATTGGCTTTGAAGACTGTCTTGGaaaatctttgttctttctttcctagtTTCCTTCTCCTACAACCAATGTTGAGCATTGTTTATCCTTACCCATGCACTTAGAGTATCTTTGGTTTCTCAAGCCAAGTCTCTGATGTCTATATTTGGTCTTTAATTTATGCCACACTGTAGAACACTTATGGTAGTCagttatatttgaataaaaaaaaaatgaaaaaaaaatttagaaggcTGAAAATGGAAACTAAGaattgatggggggggggggggggcaaacagtaaaatgaaagacttaaggacttccctgttggcacactggttaagaatccacctgccaatgctggggatgtgggtttgatccctgggtcggagagatcccacatactgtggagcaactaagctcgtgcaccacaacctctgagcctgtgctctgaggcccatgagccacaactactgagcccacacaccacaactactgaagtccatgcacctagagcccatgctccacaacaggagaagccaccacaatgagaagcccgcacaccgcaatgaagagtagccccgctcaccacaactagagaaagtccacatgcagcaacaaacatctaacacagccaaaaataaattaaaaaaaaaaatgaaaggcttATATTTAGccatatcaataatcacaataaatgtaaatggtgcaaaattcctaattaaaatacagaatgtCAGgctgaataaaaaaaatcatgatccAACAGTAGCTATAcgaaataaactttaaataatGGCAGAACTAGGTTAaaagtaaaggaaggaaaaagatatgccacgctaacattaatcaaaagacagttggaagggcttcctaggtggtgcagtggttgagaatccacctgccaatgcaggggacacgggtttgatccctgctccaggaagatcgcacatgctgcggagcaactaagcccatgcgccacaactattgagcccatgtgctgcaactactgaagcccacatgcctagagcccatgctccacaacaagaaaagccacagcaatgagaagcccgcgcaccacaacgaagagtagcccccactcaccgcaactaaaaagaaagcccgcgcacagcaaaaaagacccaacacagccaataaaataaataaataaataaataaataaataaataaatcttaacaacaacaaaaaaagagttgGAATGACTATATTAATACTAGAAAAGGTACAtttcacagaaaaaatatttattggtgaTAAAGAAGGTCAATTTCTTACTGATCTCtgagaagattaataaaactgataaacctctagccagactggtcaggaaaaaaacaaaaaaagagagaggcaagTGATAAATTAACAATTTTAGGAATGTCAGAGGTGATATCACTAGAGATTTTACAAACAGTAAAAGAATAATTAATGAATATTATGAACTGTATGcaaattcaacaacttagataaaatggacaaatccaTTGAAAAACAGAAACTACGAAGCTCAAGcaagataaaatagataacctgaaaagttacatatatatattaaagaaattgaatttgtagtttaCAAAATTCCAACATAGAAAATTCCAggtccagatggattcactggtgaattctcctaaaatttaaggaagaaataatgcatATTTTGCACagactcttccagaaaactgaagagaaaggaacacttcccaactcattttgtgAGGCTATCACTACCCTAATGCCAAAATCAGACATTAAGAGAAAAGAagactatagaaaaatatccCTCATGATCACAGATATAAGACTTCTAAGCAACTTATAGTCTATTAAAtccaacaaaaatattaaaagaaaaacagacatgaCCAAGTGAGGTTCATTCCAggaaggttggtttaacatccaAAAATTTAGTCAATTCCACATATttctaaactaaaaacaaaaaaccagataaCCACTCTAAAGAAGCAGAAAAGGTAtctaacaaaatccaacatctatTCCTGATATAAACTCTCCACAAACTAGTAGAATGAAACTTCCACAGTTGATAAAGGATATCTACAAAACCCTGTAATTAATATGATATGGAATGATGAAAGTGTGAATGCATTCCCCCTAatatcaggagcaagacaaggacaTCTGTTCTCACTACTTCTAATCAGTGTTCTTCTGGAGATTCTAGTCAGTGCAGttagaaacaaataaattaaattcaaagcaaggacaataataaaaataagagcaaaaattcaatgaaattgaaaacagaaaaaaaaaaaagagagagaaaatcaggCCTAAAGGAGTCCACTGTCGTCACTTCTATTCGACATTTTGCTGGAAATCCTACCcagtgagaaaacagaaaaagaaataaaagtatatagattagaaaccaagaaataaaacaacatggttatctatgtagaaaatcccacagaatgtacaaaagCATTCCTGGAATATAATAAGATCACAGGACACaatatcaatatacaaaaatcaactgtattttttatgtactaacaatgaacaactggaaatcaaaattttaaaaatatcattaatagcaccaaagaaataaatacacaccAAGCTAACAAAACATGTGCATGATCTGGATGCTACacacaaaattacaaaatattgataagaaagaaatcaaagaagacctaaataaatagagagatatgCCACATTCATGGTTTGGAAGACTtgttgttaagatgtcaattttccCCACATTGATCTATAATTTCaatccaatcaaaatctcaggatttttttttttagacaagacaagctgattctaaaatttgtatagaaaatgaagtaaattagaatagccaaaacaatcttgaaaaagaagaataaagtttggAAGACCTGCCCTACCTGATTCCaatacttactataaagctataagGTACTaaactatacatatatgtatatccatgtataaatatatatatgggtatatatacacacacatactatatactatatatacatatatagagatgTCTTATTTATAGTACTTTATAGTTTTACAGTAGGTACTATAGCACTATAGCATATACATATACtacatactataaagctataaaGTATTGTAAATAAGACCACACGGTATTAAAATCAAGATGGACACACagaaattaacagaacagaagagtcCAAAAATAGATCCACATAAATATGGTTGATTGACTTTTGACAACAGATCAATACAATGGCAATTTAACAgaaaaaggatagtctcttcaacaaatcaCCTTGGAAAACTTGAAGTCATTTGCAAAAAATGAACTTTGACCTATATATTTCACACCTACACAAATACTGACTCAAAATGAGTCATAGATCTAAAAGTAAAATGCAGAAGAGATCACAGGAGAAAAATGTCACGACCCTAATTTAGGCAAAGAActcttagatatgacactaaatGCACAATCAATTTTTTGAAAGTTAATAAGTTGGacttaatcaaaataaaaaacttttgctctgccaAAGAcaataagagaatgaaaaggtaattatactactgagcccacgcacctagagcctgtgctccacaagagaaaccaccacaatgagaaacctgggcaccacaacaaagagtagctcccactcgccacaactagagaaagcctgtgcacagcaacaaagacccaatgccgcctaaaataaaataaaataaaatataaaataaaataaaaataataaaataaaataaataaaataaaataaatcttaaaaaaaagacaattacagactggaaaaatacatttgcaagttatatatctgacaagggatgTTCTTCAGttggtgaatagataaacaaattgtgatatatccataaaaaagaatacacttgatacatgaaacaaaacagatgaCTCTAAAATGCACTacctgaatgaaagaagccagattcaAATGGCTATACACATGTATACTTCCATTCGtataacattctagaaaaggcagaacCATATGgatagaaaacagatcagtgttGCCAGGGTTTAAGAACTGAAGAGGATGTGACTGCAAAGGGACAGAAAAAAGGAAGTTTTTTGGAATGAAAGAACTGTAATGTATCTTGATTGTGATAGTGGTTACACAactctatgcatttgtcaaaaatcatagaACTGTACATCAAAAAAGAgcaaattttattgtatgttaaataattttcaaaaatagacaaaggtaatttttttaaaggaaaaggcaATCTGGAAggcctaaaaataataataataggacaGATTAAAAACAAGATCTCCAGAACATGACCAGGTCATAGAAAGGTGCACTCAGTCGGGGATGGGTTTCAAAGGCAAGGCAGAAATCTAGTTATTCAAATTATTGAATAATGTTAGGAAGGTGGAAACTCTAAGCCTTTGGAAACGGGGTATGCCTTTGGTCCCGATTCGCCTTAGAGTCTGAGACAATGCTAACCATATGAGGATTCCACATCACAAACAAGGACAAAAGAGGTTCAGAGGCTGGCAATCAGGCTGGGTTTTAGCTTTTATTTGCACTAGTACCTCTAAATCAAGGGTTCTTAATATGGAATACCTAGACAGAATTCCAGCAGTCTGTGAAAGTGGACAGAACAAAAATTCATCTTTCATTTCACTAACCTCTAACTGAAATGTACTATATTTCCTTAGGTTATGAATGTATACAACTAACTGTGGTAGTTTAAATAGGACCTGTATCTTTTTCACTCATAGacatcacatttttttcctatcataTCATATTACCATGGATCCCCTTCTATCTTATTTTGCATGcactaataaagaaatatttataaatcatatatttgagAGGTTTCATTATTTTGATAACTATGTAACCAGTTTCCTAAATAATCCAATGTAtttgattttatacatttaagaTACATTAAACCTttccaaatacaaataaaacattattctaggactttcctggtggcccagtggttaataatctgcctgcccatgcgggggacacgagttcaatccctggtccaggaagatcccacatgccatggagcaactaagcccatgtgccacaactactgagcctgtgctctagagcccgcaagccacaactattgagcccatgtgccacaactactgaagcccgtgcacttagagcctgtgctcctcaacaagagaagccaccacaatgagaagcccgcacacaacaaagagtagcctccgtgCTCCACAAAtgaagaaagcctgagcacagtagcgaagacccaacacagccaataaataaataaataaaatttaaaagaaaaaaaacactattCTAAGAAAAAGTTCATAGGCTTTCCGAGACTATCAAAGGGGTCTATGATAAATAAAAATCTCTGCTCTAAATTATCCTGTCCCCATCTTACAAAGCACCCCTTTTTTCAGGGCCTCTAATACCCTTCACATATGCATGAAGGGTCCCACTCTCCAATTATATAATAGATTATACCCTCAACAGGGAAATACACAGATATTTTTAAGCAGTAATCACACTTGTTTATGCCCACTGGACAGTGGAGTccatataaaattaaatcataCAAGAAAGACCTTAGATATAATAATACAAAGTTGAATGAAAAGTAATTCCTGAAACTACAGACTGAAATAACCTAAAAAAGTCAATCTACTTTACATCTCAAATAAGAAGGAATTTAATAAAAGCATCTGAAATATGATTTTGTTACTAAGAATGCATGGAGAAGGGTAGGAAGTTTACTTTTGTCTTCTAAATCCTACACTGTGCACACATTGCAATATcttgtttactcatttaaaaagtaaaaaaacagagtatctcaaaacctaaaaacaacaaaaaaaaaaccagcaaaaaACTAGGTCACAAAGGTTTCTACAGTAATAGAACTCTCTGATTCCTTGGGTTACATAACAGCAAATGGCCAACCAAGTAAGACATAGCTGTCACTTAACAGTGGAAATGGCCAAaaagtaggagggagggaggggatctaAACCATAACAGCTATAAGTTCAACTATGGATGTAGGGACaaccagattctttttttttttttttaacctatggtAGGTAGATGATCTAATGAGAATTATGGGGGGAAAATATTCTTAggacataaaaaagtaaatatcacaaatattacaataaatattACAATAGTAATTTTATTACAAAGGTAATATCTACTTCCTAGCAATAAAATGCactagttaaaatttttttccagtagaactcgaggtttggggggggtggggggtgaaggggaagctgagataaagcaagagagtagcacagacatatatatagtaccaactgtgaaacagatagccagtgggaagttgttgtataacaaagggagtccaactcaaggatggaagatgccttagaggactgggacggggagggtgggggggactcgagggagggtggggggggagttgagggaaggagggaatatggggatatgtgtataaaaacagatgattgaacttggtgtaccccccaaaaataataaataaattaattaatgaaaaaaaaagaaatacacatcttattttgtaaaacaaaaaaggacaaataaaatttgcttttccatatttCCTATCATTTGATGACAAAATGAAATGGAGCCACACAAAACTATTCATTCAATTTCAATGTaatggtatttcatttttataccttcatcataattttttaaagctttttaacaGAAATGTAACACATTCAATCTATACTAATTTGCCTTTACTCACATCTCGGAGATTTTTTATTAAAAGCAGTCAAAATTATTACTCTTTAGATCATTTTTTCAGATTACAGGATTACCATGTACTCATCACGGGAAACttgtaaaataacaaaaaaaaattctttaaatgaaagaaagaaaacagaacttcCCATAATTTcaccaaat includes:
- the LOC130847963 gene encoding myocilin opposite strand protein-like; translated protein: MAEKVSMGNSINLPYRDLASEVTRRRITITTRGERFTKKTDEAREIPSDVDSGQTPPPSAAGSEVPPAPPPSPTEDS